In Thunnus thynnus chromosome 17, fThuThy2.1, whole genome shotgun sequence, the genomic window TGTTACATACTCCCTTGGCCAACCTCAGCATCATTTGTTTGAGCACCGATGCTGGTATTGCTGAGAGAACATGATTCATTATCATGCACATATTCCCAGTGAAGGATGTGGTGTTTATATCTGTAACAAGAAGTCTGAGACTATTTCAGTAGCACATTATCTATGCAGTCCTCCTCTCTGCCGGCTGTGCTCACATAAGAATTAAGAGATCTAGTGTTCCTGGTTGCAGCATtattcaaaattttaatttgacttCTCCTCCAGACTATCACCAGTGTGATGGGAAAGTTCGGTCAGCCAGCAGCTTATGAGGCAGGTTGAAGGAAGAGCGCAGTTTTCTTACAGGGATATAGAAGGGATTGACTCTTCAGCTCACAGGCCTGTTTTCTTTAGAGACAAACTCCAGATAATCttgttgttatatatatatatctgtggTGCTCATACCATTAAGGAATAACTGCGATGAGATGGCGAAGTGTTGCAAATTCAGAGGTTGAAAGTGTCTTCTGCTGAGAGATTTCTATATGAATCAGTGAGTCTGGAAGACATTATTTGTCTGTTATTGTAGGAAGCTGACACCAAAAACAATTGTCTTTGCGGGCAGTTAGAAATATTAACCCACATGATTGAAAACAATATGAAATCCTGAAGGTATGTGAGACAAAATACATCTTAAGAGGAAAGAGATCCAAAGAGATCTATAGTCTGAACAGCATGTCACACAAACTGCAAAGATGATATCCTATTTTATGATAATGCACAGCCATTTAAAGTCATTGGTAACTAAATATGACTCTCTACATACCCACTGTGGATGTAAacttttggttttctctgtctAGTTGAAGGAAATGGGATTACAGGTTCAGATTCAGGTCAATGATATGTTtttctactgtgtgtgtgttctggtttAATATAAGGATATGCATTTCTTTATTGGATCAAAGCAATTTACAAACTCTCTTGCTGCCATCAAGTTTTGCAAAACTCAACACAAGGAGTTCTTGATGAGGCTGTTTGGGAGTGACTGGACTAGTTCTGTGATCTATTTTGGGCTATAGCTTTAACTATTGCAGTTGTGCAACCAATAGTTGTCTTCTCTGACGCAGTTTGTCCATGTTTGGTATTGCTATCAGCTCTCCTTCACAAGGTTGTTTCAGATCAACTGAACAGGTTGAAACATTATTGTGTGATGTATTATTAATGACTTTTCAATCGACTAAGCAAACTGTTTCGACCAGTATAATGGACTTTGCTTTTTGAGCCTGTGAAGgaaagtaaaaataattcaGCCTTAAATCACGTAACTGCTGAAGGAGGGCTTTTAATGGCAAATTAGGCTTATCAGGAGAAAGAGGTGCTGCTATTTATGTGGACAATGTGTGTCTTGGGAGGTCATTAGAACAGGCAGAGTACATTAGTAAATAAGCTGCTGGCAAAGTCAATGCACTTCCTTTTTCTAAGAGACACACCGGCAGGAAGTTAGGCTCCTGTTTAATCAGACCCTCAGAAAAACTCAATCCACCTCACTTCTTATTGTGTTCGGATAAGCAGCAACATGACACAAGTTTtcaaaccaagaaaaaaaaaacacagggaaATTCAATTAAGCTTTCGCTGGAAGCATCTGATAAGTTTATGGAAATTAAAGTTTTATGTAAATCAGTTGTCTGCCTGGCCCTGTGCCAGATCACAAGGGGCTGCGCTATATTGCATTCAAATTAGCTGCCTCAGAAAACTCAGCAGCTATGCCTAACAAGCCCAAAAACAACATTACATGAAATCTAGAGGGTATATTGCATATTTCAAAAGAGATTTCACTCCTTACATCTCACCTATTGTAGTAAAAATGATGACTACCCGATCTCCGCAATCATTCAAAATTACTACTCCACTATAGCACTGCTACTGTAGTCACTTTTTTCTCAAAATTCAGCACAAAGGCACACTCTGGAGATTACGTCCATATTAATTTGTGTAATAAATTCTTTATTCAAGCAATTCTCCTTTGGATTTCTGAGGAAGACCAGTATGAGTGATACATGATGTACTAAATCCACTGCAGATTAGTTGTGAGCAGTTTCTATTACAGAGTACAGTGACATCTTGTGGACAATGGAAGCAACTTCAGGGATAGTATCTGTGCATTGTACACATGGTTTCTACTTTCACTCTCactatttaatttaatgtaaaaactgctgtttgtaaggtttctcctttttcatttattcatccataaGAATCATAGCAGATGTCCTCCTGAATGTCATCTAACTACAAAtcagatatttcacatttgcaatgaacatttgcatttgaaaaaaattgTACACTACTATTATACTAATACAAAATAACGTCAGTCATCACAGTCACAATAAATGCTACATCAGGTACATAATTCCCAAGACACATTGAAAAATCAATGAAACTTGACTGATCtactaaaatgaaaaaaaaaaaattccataaTACTTCTCTCACCTTCAAACGTCAGATCAAATTCTAATTAAAAACCCTCTTTTTGAAGGCATAAGGCACAGTCAGAGGCAGATGTCAGTACATTTAAGGTCATTCTTGCCTTTGGACACCTGCTGAGCAGATGCTACCTTGATATGGTGGAGCTGGCGTGTGATTGGCTAGAGGAAGTAGTGGCAGCACTGAGCTGGGAGAAACCACTATGACTGGACTCCAGACTGGTCATGGATCCCCTGGAAAtaacaaagaaagacagaaaataaatgttaattctCAGTCATGATTCTGCCCAATAAATTATTGTACAAGCCTTTCATGCTCCATAAAAAGTACACATGTGTCAAACGCTATAAAAGTCAAGGGAACATCATTTCCAGAAATATTCCAGAAATGTTACAAACCCACACTAGAGCAGTGCAGCCTGTGTGAAAGACAGCTTCAGTGCAGTATAAAGAAAACATGACACGACCAGAGAAAAGGctcagtcaaataaataaactgacctGAAGTCATGGGAGGCCAGCACCTCTGTGTAGTACATGATTTTACACTTGTGGGAAGAGACCTGCAGAGAGGCCAGCACATCATCTACGCGAGGCAGGCTGGAGGCAGAGCAGGCTGGGGAGCTGTGGAAGCGCCACTGGAGAATGTAGAAGCCCGGCCAGCGTGTTATGTGGGAGCCCTGTTTGAACAGAGGAAATCTGCAGGATCAGTTTGAGGTCTGACTGCTTTGAGGACCAACAGTTTAGctgaaaatgcttttaaaaaaaaagaaaaaaaaagagtgcagATAGCTTGAGAATACACTCTTTACATCTCAGCCTGCTTCTCACCTGTACACTCTCCCCCTCCCTGCAGGTGAGGGCCTTCTCCACCAAGCTGTAGTCCTGGCCCAGCACCCAGCTCTTGTCTATCAGCTGGGCGTTGACGGTTCCTAAGGACGTGATGCCATGGGCTCCAAGAGTGTCTTTCTTCGGAGGCTGAGGGGGCCTCTTGGAATGGTAGATGTTGAAGATCACATCGCCTTTAGACACATCAAAGTCCCAGGTGATGACGGAAGAGGCCTCTGTGATCTGGATCAGCATCTGTAGCAGGATGTAAAGAGATTGGGAACACAAAACAGTAGACAGCAGGCCATTAATCACATGGTTTATCTCTTTTGCTGCAAGCGTGCAGTGTAGATTTGTTCCAGCTGGTGGCACCCTAATCCACAGAATATAATATAAACTAGAAATACCACCTCACGGTTGTATGCTtccaccaaccagtcaagttgtagtttacatccatgtctgtccagactcatataatatttctagtgaagactttgaaggaatttaataaaaggtattaagtgtattttccttgtatgtgtgcTCACATGCTTGGCCAGTAAAGCTGcttctgatagaacacaaaattgtagccatgacagtagacaaagcttcagatatggatgttgctgcgaAGAAGCAACAAAATTCTAAAACATGGACGCTTCACCCACATCTTCAACCctgcagcacagaagatctatacaGTCACCACAGTTTCAATCTAGTCACCCAaaattagtgtcaccaattcagtatccaatcaaatgtgaaatatggtcacaatctccccttctgttctcCCCAGTTATGGCATTGAATAATGACCAGAAAAGTGCTTTtacagaacattatgatgttacagtgaagttgacctttgacctttttatataaaatgtcatcacttcaccATTTtttcctattagacatttgtgtaaaactttgtcataattaacATGTGAATtgttgagttatggccaaaaacgagttttgtgaggtcacagtgaccttgacctttaaccatcaaaatctaatcagttcatccttgagtccaagtggatgtttgtgccaaatttgaaaaaattCCCTCAAGGTGTTCCCGAGTTATATCgcattcaagagaatgggacGGATGGGCAGACAACCTGCTAAAAACATACTGCCTCTGGCCAAGGCCACCGGTGTGGAGACATAAAAATGCCCACTTGCTCTGGTAGTCTCATTCTTTGTTGCCTCATTTGTTAATTTGATCCGGGTGCGGCTATAAAAGCCCAGGCTGTACCTCATATGGAGCTCCCTTGAAGATACTGGCACTCTTATAGATGGAGTCAGTCAACAGCCTGTTTTCCTCACTCTCCAGCTCCTCCGCTGTCCTGTATAGAGATTTGGGGACCATACCTCCCTCAGGGATGTCACACTGTGTGAGGAGggcagaggggaaaaaaacataaaactcaaacaatgacaaaaagagacaaCTCACATCAATGTATGttaatatgtataaatgtgtctGCTCTTATGTAGACAGGAGTTTTACATCATAACACAAAGCACTTAGAGTTATATAATttgtctatatttttgttaatgtgtgtgtgaactgttcACGTACTTGTACTGTACCAAAATTAGTAGGAACAGccaataacacatttttattctctAAATTAAATCAGGAGCAAATGGCATGGTGCACATTATTTCACTGTGTCTGCGTGGGCAATGAAATGCACATTTGCAGGTCATTATGCCAAAGAATAAACTTCACCATGGTTTCCCCTCCCAAGAAGTCAGGGATGATCTCTCTGTCTATGTAGTCCACCAAGCCTCCTGGACCCTGGTAGTCATTTCCAGCATAAACAAGGAACTTCTTACGGGTGTTTTCATCAATCAAGGGGCTGACCTGGAAACAAGAGTCCAAGCACTcatcagaaaacatgaacacagcaGCAGGTTCGCTGTCAAAATCAATCCATTATTCATATGAAtattatgaataataatattaaatatgatatattttcTATTCCATTTGTGTATAAATAGTTCCCAACAAATTTATTTCCTACTTTGAGTTTAACACATCTTCATatagcaactaaaacagctctGGTTCAAATCCACAAATGTGATGTGTACTACTTTCattactgttattgttttggtttattgtaatatatttgtgtgcttgatttatctttatttctttgatGAATACTATTACTACAATATTAACTATTGCATATTTCTATAGCAATGACAAAATGTCTCCCAAGGGACACTGAGTTTTTTTCATATTACAGGGCTATAATTATCTTCATTTGTCAATATTAGTTTGTTatgctcttcctctctttcatctgtttatcaTTTGCTCATATTCGCAATTGATTCACCAACTAAGTGCAATATCAGCATGATGCACTTTACAACATCATGCATTCTACCATAATCAGATGATTAGTGAAAGTCACATCAAATGTAACTGCAGATATTTATTCTCACCAGGGTCcagatcactggaaaaactCTGGGTGCCCTCAGGATGAGCAGGCGACCCAGAGTCTCTGGGTAGTTGGCCTCTATCACCTCAATGATTCTCAGCAGAGCCTTAACTCCTGGTCTCCACAGGTGACGCATAGTAAGACCCTCCAGATCCACCAGGCAAGTCCAACAACTGACCGGCACAATAACACAGGCATTACATGACtatatacacaaacatgtgTACACCTGATCAGCCATTAATCAAGGAGGcactgatgaaagaaagaatATTAAGGCACCTAATGGGTCGACCAAAGACTCTAGTGTTTTCCTCACAACGCCTCAGTCCCTCCTCGTTGATGGACAGAACCTGGATCACAGTCATCAAGCATTAATGCAATTTAAGATATcttaaatatgtttatgtgtatgttaaTGCATAAATCTCATGGATATATTCAAGTCACCTGTCTCAGTAGCACCTCCTCTCCCAAGGCTCGTACCAAACCCTTAATGTCCATTTGACCCAGACGCAAGATATACAGAGGACGGCCATctaaacacatttcacacaaagaCATAGACCAATTCACAGATTATATAACAACAGCTAAATCAGCATCATCTTTATGTCTAATTAAAACTGGTGTTTACCATTCATTTAGCATGTGAACATTCAAAGGGCACTTCCTGTGTTCAACCTGGTGCATCAGCTGAGCTGTTAAAACCAATGACTCATTTTCAAACATGGGAGCTACAACAGATGGTGCTCAGACTTCACAGTCAATAATTAACAGGCCATTTCAACCTGTGTGGACTATATAAATACAGAAGACtaaatattttttcctctttatcttTCACAGGGACTGATAAGAGTACTTTCACTGTAGACAAACCTTAAAACAATAATAGTAACCAGGAAACTAAAATGACAGGCAGATGGAGTCAGGATAACGTACAGTTGGCTGTATTATTCAAGCAATACCTCTGTCATGGTGGTGCCAGCCTCCAGTGTAATAGTCCTGAAGTAGCTGGGGACGGTCCCAGGAGTCTAACAGGAAATCCACCTGATGTTGCTTCCTCCAGGTAAGTGACTGGCACAAGAGCTCCCTGGCTTTGTCGATGTTAAAGTCTCTGGCCCTCAGGAAGCGCAGCACGTGCTGATCCTTTGGAATCTGTACCACAACAGGCAGGAGGTCACGACgaaaatgtttttaagttaccaataaattcattttttaattggTGCAAACCAGCCAAACATTACAAGGCGGCCTATTAGCCAATGCATGCTTGTTAGtacaattatttaaatgtggAAGCAAAAGCTAAACAGTATaggttgtgtgagtgtgtagaaaataaataaatgtgcattttacaTAACTGCACAAACAGCTCCGTATTCAAacaatgtatatatgtatataattataacaatgTATAAGTGACCTTGCCCTTGTGGGTTTCCTGGAGCCACTGGCGCAGTCGAATAAGACAGCTCTCCTGCAGAGGCGTTAAATCACCTAGGTAACGTCTGATGTAATCAGCATCCAACTTGTCTACAGGCCAAAACACAAAGTTAGCACATATTGCATGCATCACATGGAGACATTAGACACTGTGTGCACCTGagtgaaaataatgaaattagcTGTGACCTACCAGACAACATGTACATAATGCAGCTAGTTGGCACTGTTTTGTGAGCTAATTTGGCTTAAAATGTTTCTGCTTGCTTGGGCCTGTTTGCTGCCGTTCTTTTTGACACTATTGGTTTTAGCAACACATCAGAGCATGGTTTAGTAACACAGGAATAGAGGTGCTATTAATCCTGTTGTAAAAATTGTTGTGGTCTTTTTAATTTACAGGTACAAGCATACAGCATATTCAGCTTTTAAAATGCTATCGAATCAAGAATAATTTTGCTGTTATCATAACTATCTCAGTCCTTTCACTAAACGTTTGTACTGTGAACCAGTTAATACAAAAGGATagttcacattacacacatctTTTGCATTCATACACTGcacttttgtgttgtgtgttggctGCTATTCTGTAGTTTATTGTGACTAGTGAGTAAACACTGACCATCAGGGGAACCAGCCACTAGCTCTGTGGGGCCGACAGTGTCTTTATTGGACAGCCCATCCTTGGCACTGTTGACAGGGATGACTCTGGTACTAGAGGCCGGTGGCAGCTGGAGCctggcagcagcagtgtgagAGACAACAGGGGGTGTCCAAGGAGGTATGTAAGTTattccctcctcctccagctctctgaGGTAGTACTCAACAATTTCTTTACCCTAAAACATAGGAAGAAGATGAGACTTTGGGTTAATGTGACTGTTTAGATCACAGTATTTGAGGCCAGCATGGATTAATTCAATTtatcaacaaaacaacacaacagattATAGAACACATATATTGTAGGCATGTGCGTCAACAAAGCTTCATATCGTTAACAGTAAGTTCAAAGATACAAACCTTTTTAATGCTACTAGCATACTGTTTCATCGCTATCTTCTCCGCTGAGCTCTCAAAGCCAAAAAAGGACTTAATGTCCAGACTAGCTGTCTGTTCGAAGCATGTCCAGTTCTCATTTTCTGGATGAACCTACGTAGGAGGACAAAAATGTGTGATAGATGCTGAAAATTCAAACTCAgcatgttattttttatgtcacaaaaagcacaaaatcagcaataaaatacaatacaaaatttgaagcctccagtgcacatacacttgCAGTGTAGTTATAAGTGAATTACagtaggagacatctggtgtccaggagttaaacttttcaaatgaacaatatttgtaaattcatagattctggatttatGAATCAGGAAGAAGGTCCTTTTAAGAGTTTTTAAAcaaggtaatttttttttttttttgaaaaaacatatcggacacaaattattaatcaaagcagattatttttgaATGTCTTAAAGCATGTCTGGGGGTGTCCTTAGGTTAATTTTTAAGTGACAGGTTTATCACATACAGCAGAAATGATATAACTGGTGGGGGATATGTTGTGGAAAATCAAGAGAATTTAGTGGGGTGGGTATTACAATGACTCCACCTGCTGACACAAGTGATTAGTGTATTTGGCACACTGTAAGaggatgatgaaaatgaatgaaattacaTTCCTGCAGTGAATAGAAAAGCCGGATTTTTACACATGCAGCAGTAAGGACATGTATTCGACTATGACTTCTAACTTGCTGCTTGCTGTGTcagcatatactgtattacCTTTATGTAGGGCTCTGTTCCACCTAAACAGCACTTGTAAAATCATTatccaaaaacaataaaacaaataacaacaaagaaataaaactctCCTCCCAAGCACCCGATTATCTTGTTTGACTATGAAGCTCACCGTGTAGTTGCAGCACTCGTGTACAATGACTCTGCTGGAAAAGGTCTCGTTGCGGACCTCAATGTGAAGCGTCCTGTCTCTGCGATTCAGAGTGTTCTTCTGGATGAAGTACAGGTAGTCTACACCAGCCATCTacatgcagaaaaacacaaaattcaaaTGGTTTACACCAGGAAATACAACACTTCTGATGTCATAATTTGTGCGGGTGTTTTGCATTCTGCTGTTTTGTCCATTTGTGTACATGCATTCTAATGGGACAATGCCACAAAATACCAACTTAAAAATGACCATTCATTGAAATAgccttgacaaaaaaaatcatattttggtTCTTCCAAAGGAAGCATTATATCTGATTATAGACACTGTTATGATTGTTTCATTGGCTTTGATCAGTAAAAGGTCAGAGGAAAGGTACCCGTTTAAGAAGTCGTGGGGCATCAACTTCGATCGTACAGCGCCTCTCAGTTACCAGTGTAGATTCATCTTCACTTTGGCTCTCACTGATGATCTCGCTGTCTACAAACACTGGGATCAAGGGGCTCTTCGGGAACCTCCTCACATAGGCCTGAGAGagataaataaatcacatttcaaaGAAAATTACCCATAGATGATTATAGATTCACTAgtgttaattacagtatgtTGAGTTCTTTAAGACATTTGATTTCCTTTGCTGATTTGAATGACAGTTGCACTTGTATTTGCCCTAAAAGGAACATGATTTCCTTGTCAGGCTAGGatgcatttaatttttaatggctttaacaaattatattaaaaaatattaaaattatattaaaatgttatggGTTCTGCACAGCAacagcctgcagctgcagcagcttttttACAAGCGTGACGGCTTTGCATTTTACTGCCAACAGCTTACTGTATGACCATCTGTTCAAGCCAATTCACCAGGCCTCACCTGTCAATATTGATTGAATCGCTGTTAGGCAGCTCCCGGATATGCTAAATATCGGACCTTATGCTGTGTGCATCAAAGCACTGACCTTTAAGTCCTCAGTCTGGGTAACTAGCAGCAGTGCAGTTTTTGCTGAGAAACTATTGACAAATAACAGAAGGTAATATGGAGAGCTGCCTGTTTAATGGTTTAGAATAACAATTGATTAGTTCACAGTGGAGTAGAAAACCATTA contains:
- the LOC137201462 gene encoding SEC14-like protein 1, whose translation is MVQEYQSPVRVYKHPFELIMAAYVRRFPKSPLIPVFVDSEIISESQSEDESTLVTERRCTIEVDAPRLLKRMAGVDYLYFIQKNTLNRRDRTLHIEVRNETFSSRVIVHECCNYTVHPENENWTCFEQTASLDIKSFFGFESSAEKIAMKQYASSIKKGKEIVEYYLRELEEEGITYIPPWTPPVVSHTAAARLQLPPASSTRVIPVNSAKDGLSNKDTVGPTELVAGSPDDKLDADYIRRYLGDLTPLQESCLIRLRQWLQETHKGKIPKDQHVLRFLRARDFNIDKARELLCQSLTWRKQHQVDFLLDSWDRPQLLQDYYTGGWHHHDRDGRPLYILRLGQMDIKGLVRALGEEVLLRQVLSINEEGLRRCEENTRVFGRPISCWTCLVDLEGLTMRHLWRPGVKALLRIIEVIEANYPETLGRLLILRAPRVFPVIWTLVSPLIDENTRKKFLVYAGNDYQGPGGLVDYIDREIIPDFLGGETMCDIPEGGMVPKSLYRTAEELESEENRLLTDSIYKSASIFKGAPYEMLIQITEASSVITWDFDVSKGDVIFNIYHSKRPPQPPKKDTLGAHGITSLGTVNAQLIDKSWVLGQDYSLVEKALTCREGESVQGSHITRWPGFYILQWRFHSSPACSASSLPRVDDVLASLQVSSHKCKIMYYTEVLASHDFRGSMTSLESSHSGFSQLSAATTSSSQSHASSTISR